Proteins co-encoded in one Arthrobacter globiformis genomic window:
- a CDS encoding WhiB family transcriptional regulator, which produces MDWRNRAACLDKDPELFFPVGNTGPALLQIEEAKSVCRRCPVVDTCLQWALESGQDAGVWGGMSEDERRALKRRAARARRAS; this is translated from the coding sequence ATGGATTGGCGTAACCGCGCGGCCTGCCTCGACAAGGACCCGGAGCTGTTTTTCCCCGTGGGCAACACTGGCCCGGCACTTTTGCAGATCGAAGAAGCCAAGAGCGTCTGCCGCCGGTGCCCGGTCGTTGACACCTGCCTGCAGTGGGCGCTGGAGTCCGGACAGGATGCCGGCGTGTGGGGCGGCATGAGCGAGGACGAGCGCCGTGCACTAAAGCGCCGGGCCGCCAGGGCCCGCCGCGCTTCCTGA
- a CDS encoding sensor histidine kinase, which translates to MAIFTDPIREHADFGPGDAEWLHLLVGDWQMVADLAFADLALWFPHPEHGYVALAHVRPSTTHTVFHADFVGEGIRSDLQPLVDKAWESRTIERSSETNWSSDMALRVEAVPMVRNGRTLAVVTSHMDLSSSRMPSRLELTYRQCAYDLLRMGTLGLWPDFASPTGSRRGAPRVGDGLIRLDAEGIVQYASPNGVSAFRRLGDGESLEGRSLAEVTAGLLRDRRMVDETLPLVVTGRMPWRSEIESRGVSLSLRAIPLRDEQQRFGALVLCRDVSELRRREMELVTKDATIREIHHRVKNNLQTVAALLRMQSRRMVSDEAKQGLEQAMRRVATIALVHETLSQGLTQSVDFDELIGRQFRLSAEVASPSQQVRTQRSGLFGELPSDFATPLALVINELVTNAVEHGLEGRTGTVWLLADRSAGDDGEELLTVTVADDGVGLPETPHVEGLGLQIVRTLVTSELGGTIQWQPREGGGTAVQIVLSLANR; encoded by the coding sequence GTGGCAATCTTTACGGACCCCATCAGGGAGCACGCTGATTTCGGGCCGGGGGATGCCGAGTGGCTGCACCTCCTGGTGGGCGACTGGCAGATGGTGGCCGATCTAGCGTTTGCCGACCTCGCCCTGTGGTTTCCCCATCCGGAGCACGGCTATGTTGCCCTGGCACACGTTAGGCCCTCCACGACACATACGGTGTTCCACGCCGACTTTGTCGGGGAGGGCATTCGCTCGGACCTGCAGCCGCTGGTGGATAAGGCGTGGGAGAGCCGCACTATTGAGCGTTCCAGTGAGACGAACTGGAGCAGCGACATGGCTTTGCGGGTTGAAGCCGTGCCGATGGTCAGGAACGGCCGTACGCTGGCGGTGGTCACCTCCCACATGGACCTCTCCAGCTCCCGGATGCCGTCCAGGCTGGAGCTGACCTACCGCCAGTGTGCCTATGACCTGCTGCGCATGGGCACACTGGGGCTCTGGCCGGACTTCGCCTCGCCCACCGGCTCCCGCCGCGGCGCCCCGCGCGTGGGCGACGGGCTGATCCGCCTCGACGCGGAGGGGATCGTGCAGTACGCCAGCCCGAACGGGGTCTCGGCCTTCCGGCGCCTCGGCGACGGCGAATCACTCGAGGGGCGCTCCCTGGCCGAGGTCACGGCGGGCCTGCTGAGGGACCGCCGCATGGTGGACGAGACGCTGCCGCTCGTTGTCACCGGCCGGATGCCGTGGCGCAGCGAGATTGAATCCCGCGGCGTCAGCCTGTCGCTGCGCGCCATCCCGCTCCGCGACGAGCAGCAGCGCTTCGGTGCGCTGGTCCTCTGCCGTGACGTGTCCGAACTGCGACGCCGCGAGATGGAGCTGGTCACGAAGGATGCCACCATCCGTGAAATCCACCACCGGGTCAAGAACAATCTGCAGACTGTTGCCGCGCTGCTGCGCATGCAGTCCCGCCGAATGGTCAGCGACGAGGCAAAGCAGGGGCTGGAACAGGCCATGCGTCGTGTGGCAACAATTGCTCTTGTGCACGAGACGCTCTCGCAGGGGCTGACCCAGAGCGTTGACTTTGATGAACTCATCGGACGGCAGTTCCGTCTTTCCGCAGAAGTGGCTTCACCGTCCCAGCAGGTGCGGACGCAGCGGTCAGGGTTGTTCGGTGAGCTTCCCAGCGACTTCGCGACGCCGCTGGCACTGGTGATCAACGAGCTCGTCACCAACGCTGTTGAGCACGGGCTGGAGGGACGCACGGGCACGGTGTGGCTGCTTGCCGACCGTTCGGCAGGCGACGACGGCGAGGAACTGCTCACCGTCACCGTGGCGGACGACGGCGTTGGCCTGCCGGAGACGCCGCATGTGGAGGGCCTCGGGCTTCAGATTGTCCGGACGCTGGTCACGAGCGAACTCGGCGGCACCATCCAGTGGCAGCCCCGCGAGGGCGGCGGTACTGCGGTGCAGATTGTGCTGAGCCTGGCAAACCGCTGA
- the glf gene encoding UDP-galactopyranose mutase encodes MTADLVIVGSGFFGLTIAEQAATELGLKVVVLDRRHHIGGNAYSEKEEQTGIEVHRYGAHLFHTSNERVWEYVNRFTTFTNYVHKVYGVHKGEVFSLPINLATINQFFRANLTPGQAKALIQEQAGELAGTDPQNLNDKGIQLIGRPLYEAFIKHYTGKQWQTDPKDLPAGIISRLPVRYNYDNRYFNDKYEGLPTNGYTAWIEKMAEHPNIEVRLNTDFFDDSHEYSKDKVVGNIPVIYTGPVDRYFDFAEGDLSWRTIDFEEEVLDVGDFQGTSVVNYNDEDVAFTRIIEPRHFHPERDYQNEKTVIMREFSRAADKGDEPYYPINTAADRERLLKYRDLAAAEKDVLFGGRLGTYKYLDMHMAIGSALTMFDNKIRPHFESGATLESGGVDA; translated from the coding sequence GTGACTGCTGACCTCGTCATCGTAGGATCAGGTTTTTTTGGCCTGACAATCGCAGAACAGGCCGCCACTGAGCTGGGCTTGAAGGTCGTAGTCCTCGACCGCCGCCACCACATCGGCGGAAACGCCTACAGCGAAAAAGAAGAACAGACGGGAATCGAGGTCCACCGTTACGGTGCGCATCTCTTCCACACCTCCAACGAGCGTGTCTGGGAATACGTGAACCGCTTCACGACGTTCACGAACTACGTCCACAAGGTCTACGGCGTCCACAAGGGCGAGGTCTTTTCGCTGCCCATTAACCTGGCCACGATCAACCAGTTCTTCCGCGCCAACCTCACCCCGGGGCAGGCAAAGGCCCTCATCCAGGAGCAGGCAGGCGAACTGGCGGGAACGGATCCGCAGAACCTGAACGACAAGGGCATCCAGCTCATCGGCCGGCCGCTCTACGAAGCGTTTATCAAGCACTACACGGGGAAGCAGTGGCAGACGGATCCCAAGGATCTCCCTGCCGGGATCATTTCCCGGCTTCCCGTCCGCTACAACTACGACAACCGGTACTTTAACGACAAGTATGAAGGCCTTCCGACCAACGGGTACACGGCGTGGATTGAGAAGATGGCGGAGCACCCGAACATCGAAGTCCGGCTGAACACCGACTTCTTCGACGACTCCCATGAGTACAGCAAGGACAAGGTCGTCGGCAACATCCCGGTCATTTACACGGGGCCCGTGGACCGCTACTTCGACTTTGCTGAGGGCGACCTGTCCTGGCGGACCATCGACTTCGAAGAGGAAGTCCTCGACGTCGGCGACTTCCAGGGGACCTCTGTGGTCAACTACAACGACGAGGACGTCGCTTTCACCCGCATCATCGAACCGCGGCACTTCCACCCGGAGCGGGATTACCAGAACGAAAAGACGGTCATCATGCGGGAATTCTCCCGCGCCGCGGATAAGGGCGACGAGCCCTACTACCCGATCAATACCGCTGCGGACCGCGAGCGGCTGCTGAAGTACCGCGACCTGGCGGCTGCCGAGAAGGATGTCCTGTTCGGTGGACGCCTCGGCACCTACAAGTACCTCGACATGCACATGGCCATCGGATCGGCCCTGACGATGTTCGACAACAAGATCCGTCCGCATTTTGAAAGCGGAGCAACACTTGAAAGCGGAGGTGTGGACGCATGA
- a CDS encoding FtsK/SpoIIIE domain-containing protein, with translation MELQCTLVRAPGAVSAWAGSLAGPVELTVAAPDGCPGTDLEAELSHRFQTRGLTVAGLPLRGLTLGRAPLVNGAVLVDGHADGSGSGPGIAGEPPAAVLLAVDSGPAAGSVLPLRRGSYRIGRTNAELTVPDADLSREHATIEVSDTALTLVDLGSINGTEVDGKRVTKTTVTIGSRIRCGNSSMSVVLAAPSDARDADLGFAGRPVTEPLAVSRPAAPAGRSVLVLGAVLPVIMGVGLVLVTGSWMFLAFTAVSAVTLLVPVVSGARQRRELRSAVAAAAAQDLDRRRRSAPSAAVLALGAALPGWSPAGTGRNAEPETAKYTDDPGPMPARGVWLRLGLADQLANIRLEPDQPGFKPPRLGAVPLLLDPDLAVVSVRGPDSEVHGLAHSFLMQLTGYPLARGTRLAIHGPASVLPLAARFLPGVSLHSRIPDTTAALTDTSGGEGVSGILLLFGGTADGTPEAGIIATAQGLGWRVVHLLGRGQRPAETDIELGERGALLRARDSCHRFVADLVPSGVFDRYCRTYRQSLPDVSAGGQSMPPRCGLGDLLDQSAAATAKRWAAGRLKPGLTVPLGRTAGGLRVLDLEADGPHVLVAGTTGSGKSELLRTITAGLALCYPPDRVNVLFFDFKGGSGLSPLTDIPHCVGMLTDLASSQLERTIVSLRAEVRRREQLLAAANVPDVAAYRLSPAGGPPLPQLILIIDEFRMLVEDAPETLTELMRIAAIGRSLGIHLIMATQRPQGALTADIRANVTTSIALRVQSPHESADVVGTNAASAIPVNRPGRAYLARGAEAAEEFQAASIAATDDGSGSCRVRVLETIVALAMTPAATGSSPPPATPSDAARPVVELAASLWAGTGGSAARRPVAPPLPDVLAGPADVAALTADGTIPAGPVPVGTVPGTAGDWAVGLGLLDLPEEQRLAALTWRPGADGHLALIGAGSRDAAQAMSTAMQQLLSHPTECHLYVLDADGSLTGLAGAQRIGSLVNLHDLRRGVRVLERLATEMSQRLSRLPAASGPPLVLVISGWGSWLSALRAGPLTRAEDHVQDIVRDGRPAGITVVICGDRELVTSRFFPAIPNRIYCPRGTSAESRLAWPKMPDLPPLPGRAVASGSLSAGRQAVCQLYAPEAGRAGHGRALAPGTAVHGPVRVKPFRVDPLPVQLSVADVLSRLPAPESGSGAPDAPVHGYSEAAHPVHAAARRLVVGMGGDEPAPAAVRLPGGAVLAVLGSASSGKSSFLASLPGLNPSGPGWLHPGPEPSPADFWAEAHRNAVEGRLPRDAVLLVDDADMLPATSHQHLVELNTRGWAVIFSAAFSQSLLQRVPLALAARSGGRGILIAPRSPLDGDLFGLRIEPDSHPPPGRALLVADGTAMPVQLALAEDVRRL, from the coding sequence ATGGAATTGCAATGCACTTTAGTCCGCGCCCCCGGGGCCGTTTCCGCCTGGGCCGGTTCCCTGGCCGGGCCGGTCGAGCTGACGGTGGCGGCCCCGGATGGTTGCCCGGGCACAGACCTGGAGGCAGAGCTTTCGCACCGCTTCCAAACGCGCGGGCTGACTGTAGCCGGCCTGCCGCTCAGAGGGCTGACCCTTGGCAGGGCGCCCCTGGTCAACGGGGCTGTCCTGGTGGACGGCCACGCCGACGGCTCTGGGTCCGGGCCGGGAATTGCCGGCGAACCTCCCGCTGCCGTGCTCCTCGCGGTGGACAGCGGCCCAGCTGCAGGTTCCGTTCTTCCGCTGCGCCGGGGAAGCTACCGGATCGGCCGGACCAATGCCGAGCTGACCGTTCCGGACGCCGATCTTTCCCGCGAGCACGCCACAATCGAGGTTTCGGACACAGCCCTGACGCTTGTGGATCTTGGCAGCATCAACGGAACCGAGGTCGACGGCAAACGGGTAACAAAAACAACCGTCACGATCGGTTCCCGCATCCGCTGCGGCAATTCCTCCATGTCAGTCGTGCTGGCTGCGCCGTCGGACGCACGGGACGCTGACCTTGGGTTTGCCGGCCGCCCCGTGACGGAGCCGCTGGCCGTGTCACGCCCTGCCGCGCCCGCGGGCCGGTCCGTACTGGTTCTCGGGGCCGTTCTTCCCGTGATCATGGGTGTGGGGCTGGTGCTGGTGACGGGATCGTGGATGTTTCTGGCCTTCACGGCGGTATCGGCAGTGACTCTCCTTGTCCCCGTGGTCTCGGGCGCACGGCAGCGCCGTGAACTCAGATCGGCAGTCGCGGCGGCAGCTGCGCAGGATCTGGATCGACGACGGCGGTCCGCACCGTCCGCTGCTGTCCTCGCGCTGGGCGCTGCGCTTCCGGGATGGAGCCCTGCCGGCACCGGCCGGAACGCCGAACCGGAGACGGCTAAGTACACGGATGATCCGGGGCCCATGCCTGCGCGCGGCGTCTGGCTCAGACTCGGCCTGGCTGATCAACTGGCCAACATACGTCTGGAACCGGACCAGCCGGGCTTCAAACCCCCTCGGCTCGGCGCGGTGCCGCTGCTCCTTGATCCGGACCTTGCCGTCGTTTCGGTCCGGGGGCCGGATTCAGAGGTTCATGGTCTGGCCCACTCGTTCCTCATGCAGCTCACCGGGTATCCGCTGGCCAGGGGTACCCGGCTCGCGATTCATGGACCGGCTTCCGTCCTTCCGCTCGCAGCGCGGTTCCTTCCAGGCGTCTCACTCCATTCAAGAATCCCTGACACCACGGCGGCCCTGACGGACACGTCCGGCGGGGAGGGCGTGTCCGGCATCCTGCTGCTGTTCGGCGGCACAGCAGACGGCACCCCCGAAGCCGGCATCATCGCAACTGCCCAGGGGCTGGGCTGGCGCGTGGTCCACCTCCTGGGCCGGGGACAGCGGCCAGCGGAAACCGATATTGAGCTCGGCGAACGCGGGGCACTGCTTCGGGCGCGCGATTCATGTCATCGCTTCGTTGCAGACCTCGTGCCGTCCGGCGTTTTCGACCGCTATTGCCGGACGTACCGGCAGTCCCTCCCTGACGTATCGGCCGGCGGGCAATCCATGCCTCCACGCTGCGGGCTTGGCGATCTCCTTGACCAGTCGGCCGCTGCGACGGCTAAGCGCTGGGCGGCAGGCAGGCTGAAGCCAGGACTCACCGTCCCCCTGGGCCGCACAGCCGGTGGCCTGCGCGTCCTCGACCTTGAAGCAGACGGCCCACACGTCCTCGTTGCGGGAACCACAGGTTCCGGAAAGTCGGAGCTGCTTCGCACCATTACCGCCGGGCTCGCTCTGTGCTATCCGCCGGACCGCGTCAATGTTCTCTTCTTCGACTTCAAGGGCGGGTCCGGCCTCAGTCCGCTGACTGACATCCCGCACTGCGTCGGCATGCTGACGGACCTTGCCAGCAGCCAGCTGGAGCGCACGATTGTGTCACTGCGGGCAGAAGTACGCAGGCGTGAGCAGCTGCTGGCCGCCGCCAACGTCCCGGACGTGGCCGCGTATCGCCTGTCCCCGGCCGGCGGACCGCCGCTCCCCCAGCTGATCCTCATCATTGATGAGTTCCGAATGCTCGTCGAGGACGCTCCTGAGACCCTGACCGAACTGATGAGGATTGCGGCCATTGGCCGGTCGCTGGGCATCCACCTGATCATGGCCACCCAGCGCCCGCAGGGAGCACTCACGGCGGACATCCGCGCGAACGTCACAACGAGCATCGCCCTGCGTGTGCAGTCCCCGCACGAATCAGCCGATGTGGTCGGCACCAACGCGGCCTCGGCCATACCCGTCAACCGGCCCGGTCGCGCCTACCTGGCCAGGGGTGCCGAAGCTGCCGAGGAGTTCCAGGCGGCGTCAATTGCCGCCACTGATGACGGCTCTGGGTCTTGTCGGGTCAGGGTGCTTGAGACCATCGTGGCGCTGGCGATGACTCCCGCTGCCACCGGCAGCAGCCCTCCGCCGGCAACCCCGTCGGACGCCGCCAGGCCGGTGGTGGAGCTGGCCGCCTCCCTCTGGGCCGGGACGGGTGGTTCCGCGGCGCGCCGTCCGGTGGCTCCGCCGTTGCCGGACGTGCTGGCGGGTCCCGCTGACGTGGCCGCACTCACCGCAGATGGCACCATCCCTGCCGGCCCGGTCCCTGTGGGCACCGTGCCGGGAACGGCCGGCGATTGGGCTGTAGGGCTGGGCCTGCTGGACCTGCCCGAGGAGCAGCGGCTTGCCGCTCTCACCTGGCGGCCGGGAGCCGATGGGCATCTGGCCCTGATCGGCGCGGGATCCCGGGATGCCGCCCAGGCCATGTCAACGGCAATGCAACAGCTCCTGTCCCATCCCACGGAATGCCACCTCTATGTCCTCGATGCGGACGGGTCCTTGACTGGCCTGGCGGGCGCGCAACGCATCGGATCCCTGGTAAACCTCCACGACCTCCGCCGCGGCGTGCGCGTCTTGGAGCGTCTGGCGACCGAAATGTCCCAGAGGCTCAGCCGGCTCCCGGCAGCCTCCGGTCCGCCGCTGGTGCTGGTCATTTCGGGCTGGGGCTCCTGGCTGTCTGCCCTCCGCGCCGGCCCCCTGACCCGCGCCGAAGACCATGTCCAGGACATCGTCCGGGACGGCCGCCCTGCCGGAATCACCGTCGTGATCTGCGGCGACCGCGAACTCGTGACGTCGCGGTTCTTTCCAGCCATACCCAACCGCATCTACTGTCCGCGGGGCACCAGCGCCGAAAGCAGGCTGGCCTGGCCCAAAATGCCCGACCTTCCGCCGCTTCCGGGCCGCGCCGTCGCATCCGGCTCCTTGTCGGCCGGGCGCCAGGCGGTCTGCCAGCTCTATGCCCCGGAAGCTGGACGTGCCGGTCACGGAAGAGCACTGGCCCCCGGCACAGCGGTGCACGGGCCGGTGCGGGTCAAGCCCTTCCGCGTGGATCCCCTTCCGGTGCAGCTCTCTGTTGCAGACGTGCTGTCTCGCTTGCCCGCACCGGAATCTGGCAGCGGGGCTCCAGACGCACCGGTGCACGGGTATTCCGAAGCAGCCCACCCGGTGCATGCAGCCGCCCGGCGCCTGGTCGTCGGCATGGGCGGGGACGAACCCGCCCCTGCCGCCGTGCGCCTGCCAGGAGGCGCTGTCCTTGCCGTGCTGGGCAGCGCCAGTTCCGGCAAGTCATCGTTCCTGGCATCCCTCCCGGGGCTCAACCCGTCGGGGCCCGGGTGGCTGCACCCTGGCCCGGAGCCCAGTCCGGCTGACTTTTGGGCGGAGGCCCACCGCAATGCCGTGGAAGGACGCCTGCCGAGGGACGCCGTACTCCTCGTCGACGATGCCGACATGCTGCCTGCCACCTCCCACCAGCACCTCGTGGAGCTGAACACCCGCGGCTGGGCGGTAATTTTTTCAGCCGCGTTCAGCCAGTCGCTATTGCAACGTGTCCCGCTCGCGCTGGCGGCCCGCAGTGGTGGCAGGGGCATCCTCATTGCGCCCCGCAGTCCGCTTGATGGCGACCTCTTCGGACTGCGGATTGAGCCAGATTCCCATCCCCCGCCGGGTCGCGCCCTGCTCGTGGCGGACGGTACGGCAATGCCCGTTCAGCTGGCCCTGGCCGAAGATGTCAGGAGGCTCTAG